In a single window of the Argopecten irradians isolate NY unplaced genomic scaffold, Ai_NY scaffold_0236, whole genome shotgun sequence genome:
- the LOC138312179 gene encoding LOW QUALITY PROTEIN: uncharacterized protein (The sequence of the model RefSeq protein was modified relative to this genomic sequence to represent the inferred CDS: deleted 1 base in 1 codon), with product MKEGSTGLRTVPLKRKKENCRQRNQQGSSLTAVSAVFVGLFLLTSSPFVGPQSRGLAGSLCSIQRQDKVTQVSHTHTHSGKVDQALVTVADPFNTGETSARTKERLSQTSGKNDFIKDEYSEFVLTDDYFEYEQGQANIRVWGRLRERIGFWERIGCSEFILNTIREGYKIPFYSTPVSVVLRNNRSAMEHTTFVGEAISELIARELVEVCKVRPYVVNPLTVSVQSSGKKRLILDLRHVNCHLWKTSVKFEDIRVAMQFIKKDAFCFKFDIHSAYHHVDIFEPHREFLGFSWNFGGTVKYFKFKVLPFGLSSACYIFTKLTRPLIKKWRSEGKEILMYLDDGLGTHRDEAMCTLISKQVKYDLVQSGFVPKPEKSTWIPVRQLVFLGNYIDTVLGILKIPDVRLIKLHSSISGVMADISGSGCVSVKKVSSVIGQIISMSYILGNIVNIMTRNLSMDVAMSASWNCRISLSSQSVEQLKFWDRCVEKINERKFTVDQSCQSIVYSDASHTGFGGYVVDSPMGTSHGMWSESEMEKSSTWRELVTVDRVLLSMLHLFCGKKVKWYTDNQNVVSIVNKGSMKADLQSIALSIFDTCVRNCISIDIDWVPRTENEKADYVSRIVDCDDWGVSSDIFVYLDTLWGPHEIDWFASTNNNKLPVFFSRYWNVGSSGTDAFTADWHGVNGWFVPPVCIVHRVLCYMQQCGAYGTMVVPMWRSASFWPFLCPSGDGFIPEVVGFIYLPTNKESYTPGFQAGDSRAA from the exons ATGAAGGAAGGATCAACAGGGCTGAGAACCGTgccattaaaaagaaaaaaggaaaactGCAGGCAAAGAAATCAGCAGGGTTCAAGTCTCACAGCGGTGTCGGCAGTGTTCGTGGGCCTTTTCCTTCTTACCAGCAGCCCTTTCGTGGGCCCCCAGAGCCGTGGTTTAGCGGGGTCCCTGTGTTCCATTCAACGACAGGACAAGGTCACTCAGGTGTCACACACGCATACGCACAGCGGAAAGGTAGATCAGGCGCTTGTCACAGTTGCGGATCCTTTCAACACTGGAGAAACGAGTGCCCGAACCAAGGAAAGGCTATCCCAAACGTCGGGAAAGAATGACTTTATAAAAGATGAGTATTCTGAATTTGTACTTACTGATGATTATTTTGAATATGAGCAGGGTCAGGCAAATATCAGGGTATGGGGCAGGTTACGTGAACGTATTGGTTTTTGGGAGCGTATTGGTTGTAGTGAATTTATCCTTAATACTATTAGGGAAGGTTATAAAATACCTTTTTATTCTACACCTGTGTCGGTAGTTTTACGGAATAATCGTTCAGCGATGGAACATACAACTTTTGTTGGTGAAGCTATTTCAGAGTTGATAGCTAGAGAATTAGTAGAAGTGTGCAAAGTGAGGCCTTATGTTGTTAATCCATTAACCGTTTCCGTACAAAGCAGTGGAAAGAAACGCCTTATTTTAGATTTAAGGCATGTAAACTGTCATTTATGGAAAACTAGCGTTAAGTTTGAAGATATCAGAGTTGCAATGCAGTTTATTAAGAAAGATGCTTTTTGTTTCAAGTTTGATATTCACTCGGCCTATCATCATGTTGACATATTCGAGCCCCATAGAGAGTTTTTAGGGTTTTCTTGGAATTTTGGAGGAACagtcaaatatttcaaattcaaagtACTTCCGTTTGGTTTAAGTTCTGCCTgttacatttttacaaaattgacCAGACCactaatt aaaaaatggaGGTCTGAAGGAAAGGAGATACTTATGTATTTAGATGACGGGTTGGGTACTCATCGAGACGAGGCTATGTGTACGTTGATTTCTAAACAGGTCAAATACGATTTGGTACAGAGTGGTTTTGTTCCTAAGCCTGAGAAGTCTACTTGGATACCTGTAAGACAGTTGGTTTTCCTTGGTAACTACATTGACACTGTTTTAGGTATTTTAAAAATACCTGATGTTAGATTGATCAAGTTGCATTCTAGCATCTCTGGGGTAATGGCAGATATTTCAGGGAGCGGATGTGTTAGCGTGAAGAAAGTTTCTTCAGTCATTGGGCAGATTATATCCATGTCATATATTTTGggaaatattgtaaatataatgacgAGGAATTTAAGTATGGACGTGGCCATGTCAGCCTCGTGGAATTGTCGTATATCTTTGTCCAGTCAGAGTGTGGAACAACTCAAGTTTTGGGACAGGTGTGTAGAAAAGATAAACGAAAGAAAGTTCACGGTTGATCAGTCATGTCAGTCTATTGTTTATAGCGATGCTAGCCATACAGGTTTTGGCGGTTATGTTGTTGATTCTCCTATGGGTACATCGCATGGTATGTGGTCCGAATCAGAAATGGAAAAGAGTTCTACCTGGCGGGAATTGGTTACAGTTGACCGGGTATTGTTATCAATGTTGCATTTATTTTGCGGCAAAAAGGTCAAGTGGTACACGGACAATCAGAATGTCGTATCTATTGTTAACAAGGGTAGTATGAAGGCCGATTTACAGAGCATTGCCCTTTCTATTTTTGACACGTGTGTACGCAACTGTATATCAATAGATATTGATTGGGTCCCTAGGACCGAAAATGAAAAGGCTGATTATGTCAGTCGTATTGTCGATTGTGACGATTGGGGCGTGTCTAgcgatatttttgtttatttggaTACCCTGTGGGGGCCCCACGAGATAGACTGGTTTGCTAGTACTAACAATAACAAACTACCTGTGTTTTTTTCAAGGTATTGGAATGTTGGGTCATCCGGTACGGATGCGTTTACGGCCGATTGGCATGGAGTAAACGGGTGGTTTGTTCCACCAGTATGCATAGTGCATCGGGTTCTGTGTTATATGCAGCAGTGTGGCGCATACGGGACCATGGTTGTACCGATGTGGAGGTCAGCCAGTTTTTGGCCATTTTTATGTCCAAGTGGTGATGGGTTTATTCCAGAGGTGGTGGGgtttatctatttacctaccaACAAAGAGTCTTATACTCCAG GCTTTCAAGCGGGAGATAGCAGAGCTGCCTGA
- the LOC138312177 gene encoding uncharacterized protein isoform X2 gives MRMYYLFLAFILESFNEFNISFQLLLFLLRALLFYSVVKADEFRIGYMAKEIRRLLGRFLGRFVKAKVIREADHLTKVEFDDINNQIPDSIVDIGPFCYAYIVDKEDSISPSLTNRILGQDDQEVSI, from the exons ATGAGAATGTACTACTTATTTCTGGCTTTCATCCTAGAGTCATTCAACGAGTTCAACATATCATTTCAGCTATTACTATTTCTTTTGAGGGCACTATTGTTTTATAGTGTTGTCAAG GCTGATGAATTTAGGATTGGTTATATGGCAAAGGAGATCAGACGTCTACTGGGGAGATTCCTGGGCAGATTCGTCAAGGCGAAAGTCATCCGGGAAGCTGATCATTTGACCAAGGTTGAGTTTGACGACATCAACAACCAGATTCCAGACAGCATTGTGGACATTGGACCATTCTGCTATGCATACATAGTCGACAAAGAGGACAGCATTTCCCCATCCTTGACCAATAGAATTTTGGG ACAAGATGATCAAGAAGTTTCCATTTGA
- the LOC138312177 gene encoding uncharacterized protein isoform X1 codes for MRMYYLFLAFILESFNEFNISFQLLLFLLRALLFYSVVKADEFRIGYMAKEIRRLLGRFLGRFVKAKVIREADHLTKVEFDDINNQIPDSIVDIGPFCYAYIVDKEDSISPSLTNRILGSFRKFYCTVVDKMIKKFPFEDAVGLP; via the exons ATGAGAATGTACTACTTATTTCTGGCTTTCATCCTAGAGTCATTCAACGAGTTCAACATATCATTTCAGCTATTACTATTTCTTTTGAGGGCACTATTGTTTTATAGTGTTGTCAAG GCTGATGAATTTAGGATTGGTTATATGGCAAAGGAGATCAGACGTCTACTGGGGAGATTCCTGGGCAGATTCGTCAAGGCGAAAGTCATCCGGGAAGCTGATCATTTGACCAAGGTTGAGTTTGACGACATCAACAACCAGATTCCAGACAGCATTGTGGACATTGGACCATTCTGCTATGCATACATAGTCGACAAAGAGGACAGCATTTCCCCATCCTTGACCAATAGAATTTTGGG GTCTTTCAGGAAATTTTATTGCACTGTTGTAGACAAGATGATCAAGAAGTTTCCATTTGAGGATGCAGTTGGGTTACCTTAA